The following proteins are encoded in a genomic region of Sorangiineae bacterium MSr12523:
- a CDS encoding S8 family serine peptidase, with translation MAVSVAACSDSSGPAGEDPEPRIAQAGLTTSGWNKLDATLRTRSLLASNAPNATTAVASPPVSIFVQSKDPEATRRIIEAAGGTVGTVAGDVMTARVPPEAIAGIANDAIVSRMEGGLPVRTKLDKAAVAVRADQVHAGASPLSSAYKGEGVIVGVVDNGMDLKHAAFKKANGNTRVRAIWDQGTKGRFPAGYKYGSECDAAEIDARQCSYTALTAYHGTHVMGIAAGGAVQGVPYVGMAPESELVFVDLGTPPDAGSFEEAFSTAVCDGVSYIFKIADAANKPAVVNLSLGEHTGPHDGSSLADKCLDNLIKPGRLVVASAGNEGRGTINPLGSTPVAVHATGTASATPIVVRWLPGRARGKDGQSFAEQVVSIWSDAGSDLAVRVGFVAAPGATPAYSKAVSVDRPLQNTLISDGTTAVGAVGGFGSVSSPSGARNIFISMIDTDADHKEEQVLWLLEITGKGKFDAFIDTTLAGGFLLADNDPALTVNHEMTIGYPAIASKVLAVGSFTTRNTWTTTDGVEHLKKDVDGKVVNLGALSTFSSHGPSRNGVGPMKPDIAAPGELLVSALNGGVSPSAVRTERVVKSSPDGYAAFEGTSMSSPAAAGVVALMLQRNPQLTVEDVRGILSRTAVKPDGATVPSATWGYGKLDALAAMSDSKLAPPNDSKDDGKVGCNVSSTGSVASGVTALGIALGMVLVRRRRRGCRR, from the coding sequence ATGGCCGTTTCCGTCGCAGCGTGCTCCGATTCATCGGGCCCCGCCGGCGAGGATCCCGAGCCGCGCATCGCCCAGGCCGGCCTGACGACGTCGGGCTGGAACAAGCTCGATGCGACGTTGCGCACCCGCTCGCTGCTCGCGTCGAATGCGCCGAATGCCACGACGGCCGTGGCTTCCCCGCCGGTGTCGATCTTCGTGCAGTCGAAGGATCCCGAGGCCACGCGTCGGATCATCGAGGCCGCGGGCGGTACGGTCGGCACCGTCGCGGGCGACGTGATGACCGCGCGCGTGCCACCCGAGGCCATCGCCGGCATCGCCAACGACGCGATCGTGTCGCGGATGGAGGGCGGCCTGCCCGTGAGGACGAAGCTCGACAAGGCCGCGGTCGCGGTGCGCGCCGATCAAGTGCACGCCGGGGCCTCCCCGCTTTCGTCGGCTTACAAGGGCGAAGGCGTCATCGTGGGCGTGGTCGACAACGGCATGGACTTGAAACACGCCGCCTTCAAAAAGGCGAACGGCAACACGCGCGTGCGCGCCATCTGGGATCAGGGCACGAAGGGAAGATTTCCCGCGGGTTACAAGTACGGCAGCGAGTGCGACGCCGCTGAAATCGATGCGCGACAGTGCTCGTACACCGCCTTGACGGCCTACCACGGGACGCACGTCATGGGCATTGCCGCTGGTGGAGCCGTGCAGGGCGTGCCCTATGTCGGCATGGCCCCCGAATCGGAGCTCGTCTTCGTGGATCTCGGTACGCCTCCCGACGCGGGCAGCTTCGAAGAGGCCTTCTCGACGGCGGTGTGCGACGGCGTTTCGTACATCTTCAAGATCGCGGATGCGGCGAACAAGCCCGCCGTCGTCAATTTGAGCCTCGGCGAGCACACCGGCCCGCACGACGGCTCGTCGTTGGCGGACAAGTGCCTCGATAATTTGATCAAGCCCGGAAGGCTCGTCGTGGCCTCGGCCGGCAACGAAGGCCGCGGCACGATCAACCCGCTCGGTTCCACGCCGGTGGCGGTGCACGCGACGGGTACCGCCTCGGCGACCCCCATCGTGGTTCGATGGCTTCCGGGGCGGGCCAGGGGCAAGGATGGGCAATCCTTCGCGGAGCAGGTCGTGAGCATCTGGAGCGATGCGGGCTCGGATCTCGCGGTGCGCGTGGGCTTCGTGGCCGCACCGGGCGCTACGCCGGCCTACTCGAAGGCGGTGTCGGTGGATAGGCCGCTCCAGAACACGCTGATCTCCGATGGCACGACCGCGGTGGGGGCGGTGGGAGGCTTCGGAAGCGTGTCGTCGCCCTCGGGGGCGCGCAACATCTTCATCTCGATGATCGACACCGATGCGGACCACAAAGAAGAGCAGGTGCTCTGGCTTCTCGAGATCACCGGCAAGGGCAAATTCGATGCATTCATCGACACGACCCTGGCCGGAGGCTTCTTGCTCGCGGACAACGATCCGGCTCTGACGGTCAACCATGAAATGACCATCGGTTATCCGGCCATCGCTTCGAAGGTGCTGGCCGTCGGCTCGTTCACGACGCGCAACACGTGGACGACGACCGATGGCGTCGAGCATCTGAAGAAGGACGTCGACGGCAAGGTGGTGAACCTCGGCGCGCTCAGTACGTTCTCGAGTCACGGTCCGTCGCGCAATGGCGTCGGACCGATGAAGCCAGACATTGCCGCGCCGGGCGAGCTTCTCGTCTCCGCGCTGAATGGCGGGGTGTCGCCCAGCGCGGTGCGTACGGAGCGCGTGGTGAAATCGAGCCCCGACGGCTACGCGGCCTTCGAGGGAACGAGCATGTCGTCGCCGGCGGCGGCGGGCGTGGTGGCGCTGATGCTGCAGCGCAATCCGCAGCTCACCGTCGAGGACGTACGCGGCATCTTGAGCCGCACGGCGGTGAAGCCCGACGGTGCAACCGTTCCCAGCGCGACATGGGGCTACGGGAAGCTCGATGCACTCGCCGCCATGAGCGATTCGAAACTGGCGCCGCCGAACGACTCGAAGGATGACGGAAAGGTTGGCTGCAACGTGTCCTCCACCGGCAGCGTCGCTTCGGGGGTCACCGCGCTGGGCATTGCCCTCGGCATGGTGCTCGTCCGCCGGAGGCGCCGCGGATGCCGCCGATGA
- the uvrA gene encoding excinuclease ABC subunit UvrA produces the protein MKSRIQSAKEPDFVQVVGAREHNLKIDEMAVPKRKLVVFTGPSGSGKSSLAFDTLYAEGQRRYIETLSAYARQFLGQLERPKVEHLRGLSPTIAIEQKSASSNPRSTVGTITEVYDYLRVLYAKLGEQHCPKCGKKVAAQGAQAITREIVKLPDGTAVTLFAPLVTHRKGEFREIFDDLRTRGFVRVRIDGKISRLEDVTALDKKKKHSVDVVIDRIVLKEEDRARVAEGVELGLREGKGELRVDTGKEEILYSEARSCCGIAFPELSPQSFSFNSPLGMCPSCNGLGVRDEVDPSLVIPDPSLSIRGGAIAPWAPAMQRGEGWTSRIIDGVAKAFAVNLDTPWKKIPKAKQERILFGSQDRINVRWGKEGQNTWAMKYEGVIPNIERKFRETASEAARDTYRRYLRERPCESCSGKRLRAESLAVLVAAKNVTEVTSMTIAEVAAHFDRIELPSSDRQISEGALLEIQSRLRFLLDVGLDYITLDRKGPTLSGGEAQRIRLASQLGSELSGVMYVLDEPSIGLHARDNTHLIATLQRLRDLGNSVIVVEHDAETIMASDHVVDFGPGAGHMGGNITFNGTPDELLASNSLTGEYLSGKKSIDVPAERRTARAWLEVKRARAHNLRGIDVKIPVGVLTAVTGVSGAGKSSLVNGILLPALGRALHDSSDPVGEHDSIEGLSAFDKVIAIDQKPIGRTPRSNPGTYTKAFDMIREIFAELPEARTRGYGAGRFSFNVKGGRCEACGGDGTVKVEMHFLADVYVPCSACETKRYNPETLQVRFKGKSIHDVLESSIDECRELFQAFPALTRILDKLVEVGLGYMKLGQQATTLSGGEAQRVKLSRELGKVQTGRTLYVLDEPTTGLHFDDIKKLLAVLQRLVDAGNTVVVIEHNLDVVKCADWIIDLGPEGGARGGTLVAEGTPEHVAGIAKSFTGQFLAPLLKAKPIRKASSSPTNGAKRRVRSQNGAPAVE, from the coding sequence CTATGCGCGGCAATTTTTAGGGCAGCTCGAACGGCCCAAGGTCGAGCACCTGCGCGGCCTCTCGCCGACCATTGCCATCGAGCAAAAGAGCGCCTCGTCCAACCCGCGCTCCACCGTGGGAACCATCACCGAGGTGTACGACTACCTTCGCGTGCTCTACGCGAAGCTCGGCGAGCAGCACTGCCCCAAGTGCGGAAAGAAGGTCGCCGCCCAAGGGGCGCAGGCCATCACGCGCGAAATCGTGAAGCTCCCCGACGGCACCGCGGTGACTTTGTTTGCGCCATTGGTCACGCACCGCAAGGGCGAATTTCGCGAAATCTTCGACGATTTGCGCACGCGTGGCTTCGTGCGCGTGCGCATCGACGGAAAGATCTCGCGCCTGGAAGACGTCACCGCGCTCGACAAAAAGAAGAAGCACTCCGTCGACGTCGTGATCGATCGCATCGTGCTCAAGGAAGAAGATCGCGCCCGCGTGGCCGAGGGTGTCGAACTCGGGCTGCGGGAAGGCAAGGGTGAACTTCGCGTCGACACCGGCAAGGAGGAGATCCTCTACAGCGAGGCGCGTTCATGCTGCGGCATCGCCTTTCCCGAGCTTTCGCCCCAGAGCTTCTCGTTCAACTCGCCGCTCGGCATGTGCCCCTCGTGCAACGGCCTCGGCGTGCGCGACGAGGTGGATCCCTCGCTGGTCATCCCGGATCCCTCGCTGTCGATCCGCGGCGGCGCCATTGCGCCGTGGGCGCCGGCCATGCAGCGCGGGGAAGGGTGGACGTCGCGCATCATCGACGGCGTGGCCAAGGCCTTCGCCGTCAATCTCGACACACCTTGGAAGAAGATCCCCAAGGCAAAGCAAGAGCGCATCCTCTTCGGGAGCCAAGATCGCATCAACGTGCGCTGGGGCAAAGAAGGCCAGAACACGTGGGCGATGAAGTACGAGGGGGTCATCCCCAACATCGAGCGCAAGTTCCGCGAGACCGCCTCCGAGGCCGCGCGCGACACGTACCGCCGCTACCTGCGCGAGCGCCCGTGTGAATCGTGCAGCGGCAAACGGCTGCGCGCCGAGAGCCTGGCGGTGCTCGTCGCCGCCAAAAACGTGACCGAGGTCACGTCGATGACCATCGCCGAGGTGGCCGCGCACTTCGACCGGATCGAGCTGCCCTCGTCGGATCGCCAGATCAGCGAAGGCGCGCTCTTGGAGATCCAGAGCCGTCTGCGCTTCTTGCTCGACGTCGGGCTCGATTACATCACCCTCGATCGCAAGGGGCCGACGTTGAGCGGTGGCGAAGCGCAGCGCATTCGCCTCGCGAGCCAGTTGGGCAGCGAGCTGTCCGGCGTCATGTACGTGCTCGACGAACCGAGCATCGGCTTGCACGCCCGCGACAACACGCACCTCATCGCCACGTTGCAGCGCCTGCGTGATCTCGGAAACAGCGTCATCGTCGTGGAGCACGACGCCGAGACCATCATGGCGTCGGATCACGTGGTCGACTTCGGGCCCGGCGCAGGGCACATGGGCGGGAACATCACCTTCAACGGCACGCCCGACGAGTTGCTCGCGAGCAACAGCCTCACCGGCGAGTACCTCTCGGGCAAAAAGTCCATCGACGTTCCCGCGGAGCGCCGCACCGCGCGCGCGTGGCTCGAGGTGAAACGCGCCCGCGCCCACAATTTGCGCGGCATCGACGTGAAGATCCCCGTGGGCGTGCTCACCGCGGTGACCGGCGTGAGCGGCGCGGGAAAGAGCTCGCTGGTGAACGGCATCCTCTTGCCGGCGCTGGGGCGCGCGCTCCACGACAGCTCGGATCCGGTGGGCGAGCACGACTCCATCGAGGGCCTTTCGGCTTTCGACAAGGTGATTGCCATCGACCAGAAGCCCATCGGCCGCACGCCGCGTTCCAACCCGGGGACGTACACCAAGGCGTTCGACATGATCCGCGAGATCTTCGCGGAGCTGCCCGAGGCGCGCACGCGCGGCTACGGCGCGGGACGATTCAGCTTCAACGTCAAGGGCGGACGCTGCGAAGCGTGCGGCGGCGACGGCACCGTCAAGGTCGAGATGCACTTCTTGGCCGACGTGTACGTCCCGTGCTCGGCGTGCGAGACGAAGCGCTACAACCCGGAGACCTTGCAGGTGCGCTTCAAGGGCAAGTCGATCCACGACGTGCTCGAGTCGAGCATCGACGAGTGCCGCGAGCTCTTTCAGGCTTTCCCCGCACTGACGCGCATCCTCGACAAGTTGGTGGAGGTGGGCCTGGGGTACATGAAGCTCGGGCAGCAGGCCACGACGTTGAGCGGCGGCGAAGCGCAGCGCGTGAAGCTCAGTCGCGAGCTGGGCAAGGTCCAGACGGGGCGCACGCTCTATGTGCTGGATGAGCCGACGACGGGGTTGCACTTCGACGACATCAAGAAGCTGCTCGCGGTGCTCCAGCGGCTCGTCGATGCGGGCAACACGGTGGTGGTCATCGAGCACAACCTGGATGTCGTCAAGTGCGCCGACTGGATCATCGACCTCGGCCCCGAGGGCGGTGCACGCGGCGGAACCTTGGTGGCGGAGGGCACGCCGGAACACGTGGCGGGCATCGCCAAGTCGTTCACGGGGCAGTTCCTTGCTCCGCTCTTGAAGGCGAAGCCGATCCGCAAGGCGTCGTCCTCGCCGACGAACGGCGCCAAACGGCGCGTTCGTTCGCAAAATGGCGCGCCCGCGGTGGAGTAA